Proteins encoded within one genomic window of Brachybacterium sp. P6-10-X1:
- a CDS encoding carbohydrate ABC transporter permease produces MSSSRPATKDRRRVPYVILGAVFALIFTIPLLWSILRAFQPHEVILGTPDLAETFTLTWDNFSFFLSPEGAMLRPILNSIIVSLSTAVLTAVVATLAGYGFSKFGFRGSRVAFSLILLSMMVPFQAILTPLYLLMNSVGLTDSLLGLTLFSTNFALPFGIFLMKNTFDTVPQALEDSAIIDGAGTARMLTSVLRPLLLPGIASAALYAFLTSWTEFLGALTFLTTEKYFTLPIALLNIQVGTYGEVDFGQLVAGAVIAMIPCIVLYVSLQRFYVQGLAAGAVKG; encoded by the coding sequence ATGAGCAGCTCTCGTCCGGCCACCAAGGACCGCCGTCGAGTCCCCTACGTGATCCTCGGCGCGGTGTTCGCGCTGATCTTCACCATCCCCCTGCTGTGGTCGATCCTGCGGGCCTTCCAGCCCCATGAGGTGATTCTCGGGACCCCGGACCTCGCGGAGACGTTCACCCTGACGTGGGACAACTTCTCCTTCTTCCTGTCCCCGGAGGGCGCGATGCTGCGGCCCATCCTCAACAGCATCATCGTCTCGCTGTCCACCGCGGTCCTGACCGCGGTGGTGGCGACGCTCGCCGGGTACGGGTTCTCGAAGTTCGGCTTCCGCGGCTCCCGGGTGGCGTTCAGCCTCATCCTGCTGTCGATGATGGTGCCGTTCCAGGCGATCCTCACGCCGCTGTACCTCCTGATGAACTCCGTGGGACTGACGGACTCCCTGCTCGGGCTGACGCTCTTCTCCACGAACTTCGCCCTGCCGTTCGGCATCTTCCTCATGAAGAACACCTTCGACACGGTGCCGCAGGCCCTGGAGGACTCCGCGATCATCGACGGAGCCGGGACCGCCCGCATGCTGACCAGCGTGCTGCGGCCCCTGCTGCTGCCCGGCATCGCCAGCGCTGCGCTCTACGCGTTCCTGACCTCGTGGACCGAATTCCTGGGGGCGCTGACCTTCCTGACCACGGAGAAGTACTTCACCCTCCCCATCGCCCTGCTGAACATCCAGGTCGGCACGTACGGGGAGGTCGATTTCGGGCAGCTGGTGGCCGGTGCGGTGATCGCGATGATCCCCTGCATCGTCCTCTACGTCAGCCTGCAGCGGTTCTACGTGCAAGGGCTCGCCGCCGGCGCCGTCAAGGGCTGA
- a CDS encoding acyltransferase family protein has translation MTAVGEKTPAAPAARKSGFRPDVQGLRAIAVLFVVLYHSGVSWLSGGFVGVDVFFVISGFLITTHLLESLERDGRISFGSFYAKRARRILPASLVVGILTVLAAWIWMPPLLMNEVAKGAVAAALYVPNMLFAVEGTNYLAETSPSVFQHYWSLGVEEQFYLFWPAILAVGFWLSRRSERRLLVLSAVLMAVSFAACVALMSVSQPWVFFSLPTRAWELGAGALVAFLMRSGARWLQAAGTGALSWVGLALLLVVGLVYTETTPFPGYTAALPVLATVLLIIGGAAPGQVNANRVLGLRPFQFVGAISYSLYLVHWPLQVIPQVAVGEADPLPLWLRLALGAVAIPLAWLLFRVVERPVIAWPTLRKRSQLWTGAAALATSAALIATAGGSYYLTSARGETATNQTAGEETQLQKDPPGTGFVPENLTPPLEEAEADNPSIYASDCHRSQDSTDSSGCRVGENESAPLVFLFGDSHAASWYPALAELAEQGEIRLDTNTKSSCPSTDVPLLLEGVPYTSCDTWRQGVIDRIHDEQPDLVLLANYGAERPELEGGGDFATRWQEGLESTIEGIEGSGSDGSGADGSADGSDGDEGVDGSGGGSDGDEGVDGSGGGSDGDQGADGPVVDVLADVPDQGETSAVCLSKNLEDTAQCAVSRAEAFDPAVTEAEQAAAEATGARYVDLTAYLCNETMCPPIIGNVLVYRDGHHLTTHFSRLMAEPLGEEIEASLG, from the coding sequence GTGACCGCCGTCGGCGAGAAGACCCCTGCCGCCCCCGCGGCCAGGAAGTCCGGTTTCCGCCCGGACGTGCAGGGACTGCGCGCGATCGCGGTCCTGTTCGTCGTGCTCTACCACTCCGGGGTCTCCTGGCTCTCCGGCGGGTTCGTCGGCGTCGACGTCTTCTTCGTCATCTCCGGGTTCCTGATCACCACCCACCTGCTCGAATCGCTCGAGCGCGACGGGCGGATCTCCTTCGGCAGCTTCTACGCCAAGCGCGCCCGACGCATCCTGCCGGCCTCCCTGGTGGTGGGCATCCTGACCGTGCTGGCGGCCTGGATCTGGATGCCGCCGCTGCTGATGAACGAGGTCGCCAAGGGCGCGGTGGCCGCGGCGCTGTACGTGCCGAACATGCTGTTCGCCGTGGAGGGCACCAACTACCTGGCCGAGACCAGCCCCTCGGTGTTCCAGCACTACTGGTCCCTCGGCGTCGAGGAGCAGTTCTACCTCTTCTGGCCCGCGATCCTCGCCGTCGGATTCTGGCTGAGTCGGCGCAGCGAGCGGCGTCTGCTGGTCCTCTCGGCCGTGCTGATGGCGGTCTCCTTCGCGGCGTGCGTGGCGCTGATGAGCGTCTCCCAGCCCTGGGTGTTCTTCTCCCTGCCGACGCGCGCCTGGGAGCTGGGCGCCGGCGCGCTGGTGGCCTTCCTGATGCGCTCCGGTGCCCGCTGGCTGCAGGCGGCCGGGACCGGGGCGCTGTCCTGGGTGGGCCTCGCGCTGCTGCTGGTGGTGGGCCTGGTGTACACCGAGACCACACCCTTCCCCGGCTACACCGCTGCCCTGCCGGTGCTGGCCACGGTGCTGCTGATCATCGGCGGTGCTGCGCCCGGTCAGGTCAACGCGAACCGGGTCCTCGGGCTGCGCCCCTTCCAGTTCGTCGGCGCGATCTCCTACTCGCTGTACCTGGTGCACTGGCCGCTGCAGGTGATCCCGCAGGTCGCCGTCGGCGAGGCCGACCCGCTGCCGCTGTGGCTGCGCCTGGCACTCGGGGCGGTGGCGATCCCGCTGGCCTGGCTGCTGTTCCGCGTCGTCGAGCGGCCCGTCATCGCCTGGCCCACCCTGCGCAAGCGGTCCCAGCTGTGGACCGGTGCGGCAGCCCTGGCCACCTCCGCGGCGCTGATCGCGACCGCCGGCGGCAGCTACTACCTGACCTCCGCACGGGGCGAGACCGCCACGAACCAGACGGCGGGGGAGGAGACGCAGCTGCAGAAGGATCCCCCGGGCACCGGCTTCGTCCCGGAGAACCTCACCCCGCCGCTGGAGGAGGCCGAGGCGGACAACCCCTCCATCTACGCCAGCGACTGCCACCGCTCGCAGGACAGTACCGACTCCAGCGGCTGCCGGGTGGGGGAGAACGAGAGCGCCCCGCTGGTGTTCCTGTTCGGCGACTCCCACGCGGCCAGCTGGTACCCGGCGCTCGCCGAGCTCGCCGAGCAGGGCGAGATCCGCCTGGACACCAACACCAAGAGCTCCTGCCCCAGCACCGACGTGCCCCTGCTGCTGGAGGGCGTTCCGTACACTTCCTGCGACACCTGGCGCCAGGGCGTGATCGATCGCATCCACGACGAGCAGCCCGACCTGGTGCTGCTGGCGAACTACGGCGCCGAGCGCCCCGAGCTCGAGGGCGGCGGTGACTTCGCCACGCGCTGGCAGGAGGGGCTGGAGTCCACGATCGAGGGCATCGAGGGGTCGGGGAGCGATGGTTCCGGGGCCGACGGGTCGGCCGACGGGTCTGACGGCGATGAGGGGGTCGACGGGTCGGGCGGCGGGTCTGACGGCGATGAGGGGGTCGACGGGTCGGGCGGCGGGTCTGACGGCGATCAGGGGGCCGACGGCCCCGTGGTGGACGTGCTCGCCGACGTCCCCGACCAGGGTGAGACCTCCGCCGTGTGCCTGTCGAAGAACCTCGAGGACACCGCCCAGTGCGCCGTCTCCCGCGCCGAGGCCTTCGACCCCGCCGTGACCGAGGCGGAACAGGCGGCGGCCGAGGCGACCGGGGCGCGCTACGTGGACCTGACCGCGTACCTCTGCAACGAGACGATGTGCCCGCCCATCATCGGCAACGTCCTGGTCTACCGCGACGGCCACCACCTCACCACCCACTTCAGCCGGCTGATGGCCGAGCCGCTGGGGGAGGAGATCGAGGCGTCGCTGGGATAG